One Helianthus annuus cultivar XRQ/B chromosome 7, HanXRQr2.0-SUNRISE, whole genome shotgun sequence genomic region harbors:
- the LOC110869252 gene encoding alpha-L-fucosidase 1, which yields MATHYHLIISTLIILSNILPSHQDHFATTPPLPILPLPSYSQLKWQQREIIFFHHFGVNTFTDSEWGTGKESPKIFNPKGLNTTQWVDVAVQMGVSLSILTAKHHDGFCLWPSKYTDHSVIGSPLQDGHGDVVKEFADAARAGGVDIGLYLSPWDRHDYRYGKTIAYNEYYMGQLQELLNKYGSVSEIWFDGAKGPNAPNMTYFFSDWFAMVGELQSTINIFSDAGPGVRWVGNEKGFAGTTCWSTINKTALSIGNESIVDYLATGDPKGTDWLPAECDVSIRPGWFWHKSESPKKLSELLQIYYNSVGRNCVLLLNVPPNTTGLISTNDIQRLKEFKSALETIFSKNLAQSCNVKASSIRGGKDSGYGPELVLDNDHLWTYWAPNDNGKNEHWIEIMATNKLLKFNVVRIQEAIGLGQRIRKHEVYVDGNRVAKGTTVGYKKLHRLENGVVSGHRVRIRILGSSSVPLISSVGLHFDPFWHPVGDKNNL from the exons ATGGCCACTCATTACCACCTTATAATCTCTACTCTCATTATACTATCCAATATCTTACCATCACACCAAGACCACTTTGCCACCACACCACCATTGCCAATCTTACCCCTCCCCTCATACTCCCAACTCAAATGGCAACAAAGAGAGATCATTTTCTTCCATCATTTTGGTGTCAACACATTTACGGATTCCGAATGGGGCACCGGAAAGGAAAGCCCAAAAATCTTTAACCCAAAAGGGCTTAACACGACCCAATGGGTCGATGTGGCGGTCCAAATGGGGGTCTCGCTCTCCATTTTGACCGCTAAACACCATGATGGGTTTTGCCTTTGGCCTTCCAAGTATACGGACCACTCGGTCATTGGAAGCCCGTTGCAAGACGGGCATGGCGATGTTGTGAAAGAGTTCGCGGATGCCGCAAGGGCCGGAGGAGTGGATATAGGACTCTACCTTTCTCCATGGGATCGCCATGATTATAGATATGGGAAAACTATAGCTTACAATGAATATTACATGGGACAACTACAAGAACTACTCAACAA ATATGGAAGTGTGAGTGAGATATGGTTTGATGGAGCAAAAGGTCCAAATGCACCAAATATGACATACTTTTTTAGTGATTGGTTTGCAATGGTGGGGGAGTTACAAAGCACCATCAACATATTTTCCGACGCCGGTCCCGGAGTCCGGTGGGTCGGAAATGAAAAGGGGTTTGCCGGAACTACATGTTGGTCCACTATCAATAAGACAGCTTTATCTATTGGCAATGAAAGCATCGTCGA CTATCTTGCCACCGGCGATCCAAAAGGAACCGATTGGCTACCAGCCGAATGTGACGTCTCAATACGACCAGGATGGTTTTGGCACAAATCCGAATCACCTAAAAAACTCAGCGAACTCCTCCAAATCTACTACAACTCAGTAGGCCGAAACTGCGTATTATTACTCAACGTTCCACCAAACACCACGGGATTAATCTCCACGAACGACATTCAACgtttaaaagaatttaaatccgCACTCGAaacaattttttcaaaaaatctaGCCCAATCATGCAATGTGAAAGCAAGTAGTATAAGGGGAGGGAAAGACAGTGGATATGGGCCAGAATTGGTTTTAGACAATGATCATTTGTGGACCTATTGGGCCCCTAATGATAATGGTAAAAATGAGCATTGGATTGAAATCATGGCCACAAATAAATTATTGAAATTTAATGTTGTGAGGATCCAAGAGGCTATTGGGCTGGGCCAGAGGATTAGAAAGCATGAAGTGTATGTTGATGGAAACCGGGTTGCGAAAGGGACTACGGTCGGGTATAAGAAGCTTCATAGGCTTGAAAATGGAGTTGTGAGCGGGCATCGTGTGAGGATTCGGATTCTTGGTTCGTCAAGTGTTCCTTTGATATCTTCTGTTGGACTTCACTTTGATCCGTTTTGGCATCCAGTTGGAGATAAAAACAACTTGTGA
- the LOC110867506 gene encoding galactomannan galactosyltransferase 1, whose protein sequence is MTQTGSTNRKLSILFLFFIGILIATLFLSVIFTFKSSDSIISLSRSQSIDKYNCNANNPPRFDLESVSTFYDDHSFGYTFDKPVKNWDKKRLRWLKLHPSFCRSNKQIFLVTGSQSKPCKNPKGDHYLLRFYKNKVDYCRIHGYDIFYNNVLLEPKMSHCWAKLPAVRAAMVAHPEAEWIWWIDEDAVFTDIDYKVPLERYKDRNFIVHGWPREVYEEKNWLGLNAGSFLIRNCQWSLDFLEKWADMGPQSKNREKWSKLLSETFNHEADDQTALAYLLLKDKEENESNKTYIEMEYYLEGYWAVIADTLKNITNRYNKIEKENKMLKRRHAELVTERYAELWEPYLKDAGSWRRPFVTHFAGCQPCSGHHNPSFSMLTCWKAMEKVLNYADNQVLRNYGFKHPDLSDSSLVSSLPF, encoded by the coding sequence ATGACACAGACCGGATCTACCAATCGGAAACTTTCCATCCTCTTTCTTTTCTTCATTGGAATCCTGATTGCAACTCTATTCCTTTCCGTTATCTTCACCTTCAAATCATCTGACTCAATCATATCTCTTTCCCGATCACAATCCATTGACAAATACAACTGTAACGCCAACAACCCTCCAAGGTTTGACCTCGAATCCGTTTCGACATTCTACGATGATCACAGTTTTGGATACACCTTTGATAAGCCCGTCAAGAATTGGGATAAAAAAAGACTGCGGTGGCTAAAACTTCACCCTTCATTTTGCAGATCAAACAAACAGATTTTTCTGGTGACAGGATCACAATCAAAACCCTGCAAGAACCCTAAAGGCGATCACTACTTACTCCGCTTTTACAAGAACAAAGTGGATTACTGTCGGATCCATGGGTATGATATCTTCTACAACAATGTGTTACTGGAGCCCAAAATGAGCCATTGTTGGGCCAAGTTACCTGCTGTTAGAGCCGCGATGGTTGCGCACCCGGAGGCTGAGTGGATATGGTGGATCGATGAAGACGCAGTGTTTACAGATATAGATTATAAGGTCCCATTAGAGCGGTACAAAGATCGAAATTTTATTGTGCATGGGTGGCCAAGAGAGGTATACGAGGAGAAAAATTGGCTAGGTTTAAATGCAGGCTCGTTTTTAATCAGAAACTGCCAATGGTCATTAGATTTCTTGGAAAAATGGGCTGACATGGGGCCCCAATCGAAAAACCGAGAGAAATGGAGTAAATTATTGTCGGAAACATTTAATCATGAAGCTGATGATCAAACTGCACTTGCGTATCTGCTCCTAAAAGATAAGGAGGAAAATGAGTCTAACAAAACTTATATCGAAATGGAGTATTATCTGGAAGGATATTGGGCGGTTATCGCGGATACTTTGAAAAACATCACAAACAGATATAACAAGATAGAGAAGGAAAACAAGATGTTGAAAAGGCGGCATGCGGAGTTAGTGACGGAGAGGTATGCCGAGCTCTGGGAACCGTATTTGAAAGACGCCGGAAGCTGGAGGCGGCCGTTTGTGACGCATTTCGCAGGTTGTCAGCCCTGCAGTGGCCATCACAACCCGTCCTTCTCAATGCTAACTTGTTGGAAGGCCATGGAGAAAGTTTTGAATTACGCTGATAATCAAGTGCTCCGTAATTACGGTTTTAAACACCCCGATTTGTCGGATTCATCACTGGTTTCGTCATTGCCATTTTAG